CGGCAACTTTATCTGTTAGGCCATAGACCCGTTTGACAAGAACACCCGTAAACAAAAACCACGGGAACACGACAATCCTTTTAAAACCAAGACGCACAGCCCGCAGCAATGCAGGCTCTACAAGGGGAAACGTTACACCGGAATAGGCAACCTCTCCCCAGCCAAACCCCATGCCTTCCCACAACATACGCATGACTTTGGCCATGTTAGCGTTAGCATCCGGGTCAGAGGCTCCACGCCCTACCACCACTAATAACGTATCATGACGAGAGATGTGAGCGCCGGCTCTCTCAATAGCATCAGTAATACGCCTCTCGGCAGCTTTCAGTAATGCCGGTTCAATACCCAACGCTCTCCCATAATGAATGGGCACGGTTTCATGTTGTGCCTGATAAGTATTGAGCACAGAGGGAATATCGTTTTTGGCATGACCGGCAGCAAACAACATGGCAGGTACTGCCAAAATCTCTCGTACATGCTGCGCCCGAAGAGCGTCTAATCCCTCGCTAATGATAGGGCGTGCAAACTCTAAGAATCCCCCTTCTATTTTGTGGCCCTCCAGACGCGCCTGCACGGAAGCTACCAACCCGTCAAACTCGCGGCACGCTTCAGGGTCACGGCTACCATGGCCGCATATCATAACGCCAATCTTATTCACTGTTGTTATCTGGCTCATTGTTCAATTTGGCTTTTCCTGTTGCACCCGCGCTTGACCCATCTGCAAGTCCCCCCCATTGTGTGTCCGATTATGTTTATGCAGGGTTTCATCACCGGTCAATCATACAGTCTATGGACGGTTTTGGCATTGGCCTTTATTTTGGATGCCGCCATAGGAGATCCCTCTTGGCTGTGGCAACGGGTGGCTCATCCGGTAGCGTTGGCCGGACGCCTGATAGAATGGCTGGAGCAGCGTTTAAACCGCTCACAACTACAGGTCTTACCCCATAGACTTCGCCTTTATGGGCTTATCACAACCCTTGTCGTTGTGGGGTTGGCGGCGAGTGGAGGCTTGCTGGTGGTGGCTGTGGCTTCTGCCTTGCCGCTCTTTACCGGACTGGTCCTTGAAGTGCTTGTTGCCAGCACCCTCATTGCCTTTCGGGGATTATTGAGCCATGTCGCGGCTGTTGCCCGTGGTCTTGATGAAGGGCTTGAGGCTGGCCGCATCACCATTGCTCATATTGCCGGACGTAACCCTGATACGCTAGATGCTCCGGGAGTGGCCAGAACAGCCGTTGAGTCTCTTGCGGAAAATCTTTCTGATAGTGTGATAGCCCCTTTGTTTTGGGCCGCCCTGTTTGGCTTGCCCGGGCTTGCCGCCTATAAAGCCCTCAACACATTGGACAGTATGATAGGTTACCCTACCTCACGTTATCAGGCGTTTGGTTTTGTTGCTGCCCGCCTTGATGATGGTGCTAATTGGATACCCGCCCGCTTGACGGCTCTTTGTTTGTGTCTTACAGCCTTCGTGACGCCCAAAGCTCGCGGAGGGGCGGCCTTCATGATGATGATGCGTGACGCACCTTATCATACATCTCCCAACGCCGGATGGCCGGAAGCCGCCCTTGCCGGAGCCCTAGGCTTTCGCCTTGCAGGTCCACGTCATTATTTTGATCACACAACAAATTCTCCATGGCTGGGCGATGGGCGCTCTACCATAGGGACGCAAGACATTCGTACCGCTCTTAGTTTATGCAGAACAGCTGGTTTTATCGCTGTCGGGTTTATTATTCTGGCTTTAGTGCTTGTCAGCAAAGTTTCTGTATAACCCTGCAATCTCCAAAATCCTATCTAGCGCCATGGTGTTTTCCAGATGGTCTGCCAAACTCTCAAGAGTATCTTCAATTTGTGTTTCATATCCCAGTTCTGATGAGGCTCCTGCGTTAAGCTTCTGGAGAAAATCCTGTCGAAAGCCATCCGCCCCAAATAGCCCGTGAAGATAACTACCCATAATACGACCGTCTTTCGACACGGCTCCATTCGCCGTAGCTCCCAGACGCAACAACGGATATTCAAGACCTGATCCTGTGGTGCGTCCGGCATGAATCTCATATCCTTCAACCTCCGCACCACCTGCAACCGCAACACCCTTCACTACACCTAAGACTTTATTACCCTCAAGAACTGTCTCAATGTCCAACAGCCCCAAACCGCTCATTTCGCCCGCCAACCCCTCAATACCATCAGGGTCACGAATGATACGGCCCAACATCTGATATCCCCCACACAACCCCAACACAAAACCACCCCGACGTATATGGGCGTGGAGATCAATATCCCACCCCTCGTTGCGCAAAAACGCCAAATCAGACATCACCGCCTTGCTTCCCGGTAAGACGATCAAGTCTGCATCTCCAGGCAGGGGCGTTCCCGAATGTACAAACCGCAACGTAATTTGTGGTTCCGCTTTGAGGGGGTCAAGGTCGTCAAAATTAGCAATATGAGGCAAGACCGGAACTGCAATCACACAACTACCCTGACCAACGGGATCTTCCCTATGGGTGGTAAGAGCCAGACTGTCTTCCGCCGGAAGGTGCACCGCCGCAGGAAAATGCGGCACTACCCCAAGACTCTCCAGTCCTGTGTTCTCCCGAATAAAATCCAACCCCTCATCAAATAAAGATACATCACCCCTAAAGCGGTTAATAACAAAACCCTTAATGGCCGTCCTATCTGACTCTGGCAACACGGACATAACACCAACTATGGCGGCAATCACGCCGCCTCTATCAATATCACCCACCAAAAGAGCCGGTGCGTTTACAGCAGAGGCAAACCCCATATTTGCAATATCATGATGGCGCAGATTAATCTCCGCCGCACTGCCGGCTCCCTCTATCAACACTAAATCTACGTGCGAACGAAGTTCTTCAAAACTCTCCAGCACTGTGTTCATCAACTGTGGTTTAAGGATTTGATATTCCTGCGCATCAGTTGTTGTGGTTACTGTTCCCCGTACTACCACTTGTGCGCCGTGGTTGTGTTGGGGCTTCAGTAATACCGGATTCATGTGAACGCTAGGGGGGATCTTACATGCTCGCGCTTGTAATGCTTGAGCGCGGCCAATTTCGCCGCCATCACGTGCTACTGCTGCGTTGTTGGACATATTCTGTGGCTTAAACGGGCTCACCCGCAACCCCTGACGGGTATACACCCGACACAAGCCTGCCATCAGTAGAGATTTGCCCACGTCAGAACCCGTCCCCACTAACATCATAGTAGCAGGCGGTTTTATCAAAACTCTATGCCTTTTTGGGCGCGGACGTTCTGTTCTCGAAACGGATGCTTAACAAGTGTCATCTCGGTTACTAAGTCCGCTGCCTCAATCAAAGTCGTTTTTGCGTTCCGGCCAGTCACCACTATATGTAAATCAGGGTGGCGGTTTTTTAATGTTTCCACCACGTCATCCAAAGGTAGCGTACCATAACGTAACACAATGTTAAGTTCATCTAGCACCAACATGTCATAACGCGGAGGCGAATGCCGGGCAGCGTCTATCATCTCGCATACAGTTGCCCATGCTGTTTGTGCTGCTTTAATATCCCGCGCTCTGTCTTGAGTGTCCCACGTAAATCCCTCCCCCATAGCGTAAATATCAACTTGGTCAGGAAAGCCCTCCAGCACCCTACGCTCGCCGGTTTGCCATTTGCCCTTGACGAATTGCACAACCCCAACCCTCATGCCATTCCCTATAGCCCGCAACACAAGACCAAAGGCGGCAGTAGATTTACCTTTTCCCTTGCCGGTATGAACAATCAGCAATCCTTTTTCGTTGGTTTTATAGGCCAGCATTTTTTCGCGGGCAGTTTTTCGTTTTCGGGATTTTTCATTGGCGCGTGCATAGTCCTGCACATCACTTTTATCTGAGGATGTCATTTAGTTTTATCTCTTCTGGAGTCACCGGACGCCAACACTTTAAGACGCTCATGGGCTGAATTAGACGCCGGACGCCACAATTCTCTCTCCAGAGCTTCACAAAAACGAGTTGCCATTTCCTGCAACGCCGCTGGATTGTTCGTACGTAAAAACTCTAGCACGTCATCGCTCTCTAAATAAGCCTCATAAACTAGATCGAAATGATAATCTGCCACCACCTGTGCAGTTGCTGCAAAAGCGAACAGGTAATCCACTGTCGCCGCCATTTCAAACGCACCCTTGTAGCCATGCTCCATAATACCGGTTATCCATTTGGAGTTGGTAGCGCGTGCCCGTACAACGCGTGCGATCTCATCATTCAGCGTACGGATAACCGGACGCTCCGGCCGGGAGTGGTCATTATGATAGAGCGTCGGTTGTGCGCCGGAAAAATGCCGAACAGATGCCGCTAGCCCTCCCTCAAACTGATAATAATCATCAGAGTCCAAAAGATCATGTTCACGATTATCTTGATTTTGAATAACGGCTTGGATCTTTGCAAGACGCTGTTCAAATAATCCATGCATCGCAATTCCTTCGGCACCAACTCCATAGGCATAACCGCCCCACGCAACATAAGCGCGGGCTAAATCTTTGTCATCCTGCCAACCTTTTTCATCAATCAGCGCTTGTAGCCCAGCCCCATAAGCACCTGGATGTGAGCCAAACACCCGGAAGCCTGCCCTATGGTGAGATTCAGTCTCTGACATCCCTTGAGCTATAAGACACACGCTTTCATCATGTACTTGTGATGCGAGGGAATTATCCTCCGGTGGTTCATCAAGAGCGGCTACGGCTCGTGCGGCTGAATCAAACAAATCTATCTGTGTTGGAAACGCATCCCGAAAAAACCCAGACACCCGCAACGTCACATCTACCCGTGGACGGGCTAGCAAAGACAGCGGCAATATCTCAAAACCAGCTACCCGTCCTGATACATCATCCCATCGGGGGCGCACGCCCATAAGTGCTAAGGCTTGCGCGATATCATCACCACCGGTGCGCATGTTAGCTGTCCCCCATGCTGAGATCGCCATAGCGCGAGGCCACTCTCCATGGCTTTGACGATAATGCTCCATCAACAATTCAGCTGACTCCCAACCTAGACGCCAAGCGGCTGCCGTTGGCAGAGAGCGGCTGTCTACAGAATAAAAATTACGTCCCGTAGGCAACACATCAAATCGTCCTCTGGTGGGTGCCCCGGACGGACCAGGCATCACAAACCGTCCCTCCAACGCTGCAAGCAACCCCTCTACCTCACACTCACCACATGTTTCAATGGCTGGAGCTACTACCTCTTCCATATGAGCCAAGACCTCTGTTGTTTTGCGCCACTCAAGAGGAACTGCCCTCTCACCCGAAACAAGCGCTAAGGCCAAAGCCTCTATACGCTCAACACTATCACCCTTATGCCGCCATGGCCCTTCTGCTATGGTTGCCAACACATCAGGGCGCGGTCCCTGCCACGGCTCACCTAGAACACAATCCAACGGATCAAACTTCTCAAGACCTAAATCATCCGCCAGTGCTCGATGAAGAGATGCATCTCCTCCGTGACCTTCCCCACGCGGAGTACGCAACAACGCCGTAATTAAATCATGCTTTCTCTCCCCTTTAGGGGCTACGCCAAATACATGGAGGCCACCACGTATCTGCATTTCTTTTAATTCACAGAGATAATTATCCAGACAAGCCAACGCATCAGAGCGACTCTCGGAAGTTTCCATGCCACAATCCCTATCCAACCCGATGCGTTGGCTTAGCCCTATAATTTCATTTTCCAAGAAGTCCAGACGGCGTGGATCAGCGCTGGCTGCGCCATAATATTCATCCACCAGCCGTTCCAGCTCAGCATAGGGCCCATACGACTCCGCTCGTGTCAAAGGTGGTGTTAAATGGTCAATAATCACCGCCTGAGCTCGACGCTTAGCCTGCGTACCTTCACCCGGATCATTCACAATAAACGGATAAATATGTGGCAAAGGGCCAAAGACAGCTTCCGGAAAGCATGCCTCCGACAAAGCTACCGCCTTACCAGGTAACCACTCCAGATTGCCATGCTTACCCATCTGAACCACTGCATCGCTCTTTTCTTTCTCACGCAACCATCCATAAAGTGCTACATACCCATGGGGTGGTGGTAGAGCCGGATCATGATAGCTGCTGACGGGATCAATGTTATACCCCCGAGCTGGTTGCACCGCGAGGGTTATAGCACCACAGCGCATCACTGCCAGAGCAAAAGCCTGTTGATCTTTAAGAAAGAAGGGATCCTTTTCTGGTGTGCCCCAGCGCGCAGTTAAAGATTCTTGTATAGCCTCCGGTAGACGTTTGAAAAACTTCTGATAGTCATCAAGAGAATACGTCTCACGAACAATACGCCCCTCAACTCCTGCATTGGTTGGCCCCTCAGCAAGAGCTGCCATAAGAGCTTCTCCGTCGGGGGGTATATCGGCTACGTCATACCCCACCTGCTTTAAGGCGTGGAGCACTTTTATGAGGGCGGCAGGGGTATCCAACCCCACTCCGTTGCCAAGCCGTCCATCACGGTTGGGATAGTTAGCCAGCATCAAAACAAGACGTCGTTTGTCAGCAGGCGTTTTGCGCAAGCGTACCCAACGGGCAGCAAGGGTAGCAATAAAACAGGCTCGCTCTTTATCGGTCTCATAATGAGAAAGAGTACATTGTGTCTTTTCATCATAATGAGACGGAGCCTTAAACGAAACAGCCCGTGTAATAAGCCGCCCGTCAACCTCCGGCAGGGCTACCGCCATGGCAATATCTCGGGGGGCTAGGCCTCGCACACCGTCTCTCCATGCCTGCTGCGTCTCTCCGGAAAACATTACCTGCAGCACAGGCACATCCAGCCCGTCAAAAGGTCCCAACTGTCGTTCTCCCTCTGGTAAAGAAACGGCAAAACCTGTTGTGTTCAAAATGATATCTGGATTATTTTTCTCCAATATGTGATGCACTATCTCTCCTGCCATTGGCTCTTTAAGGCTAACCGTAAAAACAGGTAAAGGATTCATACCACAAGATGTTAGAGACGTAACCAATGCTTCAATAGGTGCTAGTGTTTCGGCCTGAAGTAAGGCTCGGTAAAACACAATAGCAGCCACCGGTGCTCCCTCACGCCAGTGTTTTCTCACAGCATCCATATCAGGATGGCTTAGATCAAACCACCACAATCCGGCACGCAACAAAGGCAAGGGCTCCAGCCATGCATCGGAGCGCCCCAACAAGCTCGCGCAAAACCCAAGAAAAGATCGGGCGTTTTTCTCCCCCCCCTGAATGCAATACTGCCACAAACGATGCATCTCCTGTGGCGCAAGAGTAGAAAGCCTGCCAAGTTCGGGGTCGGGCTGTTCATCTCCCGGTAACAACGCAAGAGGAATCCCTCGTGCCCGACAGGTTTCTACCACCCGTTCTACACCATAAGGCCAATAGCGCACCCCTCCTAATAAACGCACCACCACAATCCGTGCTCGTGCTATAATGTTCTCTACATAAAGGTCGACGGAAAGATTGTGACTCAGCTGCATAATATTGGCCAAACGCAAGGTAAGACAATCCTCAGGCTGTCCCCTATGAGCGGCAGCTATACATGCCAGTTCTGTATCTGCTGATGAGAGAAAAATAATGTCAGCAGGTGTTTGCCCTAAATCCACCGCGCTTGCGCCATCATCAATAACGCCGTGTTGCGCCTGAAGCAAATGCATAAGGTTAAAACCGCTCTTTTAGCCTGCAAGGGCTACTGTGATGGCTTGCCGGTCAAGACCCGCCCTGCCGATAATTACAAGCTTAGAACATGGTGCATCATCCGGCCCCCAGGGTCGGCTATAATAATGATCCACCCGCTGCCCCACAGCCTGTATCATCAATCGCATCGGCTTGCCTGATACCGCCACAGCACCCTTAACCCGAAAAACATCATGATCTGCCAACACTCCCCTTAACCGCTTAACAATATCTTCCGGCGTAAGGCTCTCTTCATATATAACGGTAAAACTCTCAAAGTCATCATGTTCGTGCTCCTCCTCCCCATCATGGTGAGACGGACGAACTGATAAATCATCCTCCGCTCTCGCCTCAAGGCCCAAGATTATGTCTGCCGCTATCTGGCCATGGGCCGAGCACACCATCCTCACCCCCGAACGCATACCTGCTTGTGTGCGCATTATAACACTCTCTAACTGATCTTCATCTAGAAGATCTGTCTTGTTAAACACAACCATGTCAGCACAAGCCAGCTGATCATCAAATAACTCCTTCAGAGGTGTTTCATGATTAAGCATGGGGTCGGCACGTCGTTGAACTTCAACCGCCTTGTCATCGCAAGTAAAACGTCCCTCCTGAACGGCGGCAGCATCAACCAACGCAATGACACCATCTACCGTAGCCCGCGTGCGAACCTCTGGCCATGAAAACGCCTGCACTAAAGGTTTAGGTAACGCCAAACCTGACGTTTCAATAATAATATGAGCCGGAGCAGGTGAGCGCCCCAGAAGGTTCGTCATCGCCGGCATAAAATCATCCGCTACCGTACAACACAGACAGCCGTTAGCCAGTTCCAGAATATCCTCTTCACTGCAGGCTTCATCGGCGCACTCCCGAATAATCTCTCCATCAACCCCTAAATCACCAAACTCATTAATAATAAGGGCCAATCGTCTTCCTCCCGCCGTCTTGAGAAGGTGACGTATCAAACTTGTCTTTCCGGTCCCTAAAAATCCCGTTATAATCGTAACAGGGACCTTGCCCCTATACTCTGTCATAGGAATAATTCCTTCTATAGCATTTCATGAGATGTTGTTTTCAGATGAAGTGGTAATCCCGCTATCATCAAAACCACAGATTGAGCAATAGCAGCTATCTTTTGGGCCAAAACCCCTCCATGGTCACGAAAGGCCCGAGCCATAGCATTATCCGGCACAATGCCTAATCCCGTTTCATTAGAGACCAACACAACCGGAACATTAAGCCTTTGCACCTGTGCCACTAAAGCCGCACTCTCCTGAACTACATCTCGTTCAGCACCCATGATATTTGCCAACCACACTGTAAGGCAATCTACCAGAACCACTTCGCTTTCCGGGGTTAGACGGCCCAATGCTTGCGTTATCTCTAGAGGCTCTTCTATCATTTGCCATCCCTCACCCCGCCGTATTTTATGTTTCGTAATTCTCTCTGCCATCTCCTCATCCAGTGCCTCAGCCGTTGCAATATATGTTGGTCGGCCTGAGGCGCTCCGTACAAGATCCTCTGCATAGCGGCTTTTGCCCGAACGGGTACCACCAAGAACAAGAGTAACAGGAGGGAGCATAATACCCACTATAATCCTCCATCTGCGGTCTGCATAGCGCCATAGTCATAAGACCAACATTCATGAGACTCAACACTTACTGATAGTGTGATTTTCCTTGCCTCATACTCCAGACCGCATCATTATCGGCATGTTGATTTATCCCATACCCCTCTTCTCATGATACTTTTGCTCGTATGACAACTAATCCCGCACCCCAGATTAACAATCTCCTTAACGAGGAACAAAAGACGCGGGCGGCTCATTGGTTTCGCCAGTTACAAAAGCAATTATGTAAATGTCTGGAGGAGTTGGAGGATGAATGCCCCATCGGGAATGAACCGCCAGGGCGCTTTCACTACACTCCATGGCAGCGTGGCACAGATGATGAAGATGCGGGCGGTGGTCTTATGGGAGTCATGTCCGGCCGTCTTGTTGAGAAAGCCGGTATCCACAGCTCTACGGTTTATGGTACCCTCTCAGAAGAGTTCCGGGAGCGTATTCTTGGCACAGAGGCTAGTCCTGAGTTTTGGGCTAGCGGGGTTTCTGTCATTATTCATCCCCGCAACCCCCATGTGCCTGCCGTGCATCTGAACACTCGTCTAGTGGTGACGAACCGTACGTGGTTTGGAGGCGGTATGGATTTAACGCCCTTGCTTGATGATTACCGTCATGATGCACATCCTGACACCTGCGCCTTTCATAACACCCTCAAAAAAATATGTGATCGTCATGACACGTCTTATCCAAAGCTCAAACAAGCCTGTGATGATTATTTTTATCTACCCCATAGAGGAGAAGCCCGTGGCATGGGTGGCATTTTTTATGATTACATCAACAGTGGTGACTGGGAAGAAGATTTCGCCTTTAGCCGTGATATTGGGCTTGGCTTTTTGGAGGCATGGCCACCCATTGCCAGACAGCGTATGACACAGCCGTGGACAGAGGATGAGCGGGAGCAACAATTGATACGCCGAGGTCGCTATGTGGAATTCAATCTCCTTTATGATCGCGGCACGACTTTTGGCCTTAAAACAGGCGGAAATGTTTCCGCTATTCTTTCTTCCTTGCCGCCAGTCGTAAAATGGCCCTAAAAACGAATCTGCCAAACTCCTTCCACGGCACTCTGCAAAACACCCTGCATGCTATACGTGCCCGCCTCCATAGCGTCATGTTGGTGGTAGGCTTAGCTATGGCGGGTGGTATTACGTGGGCTGCTTCGTCAGCTTCGCAGCCTATGTGGGAGACTGAGCGCCGTGCGCGCTTTGTGGAGTTGGGAGCACTTCTAAATCCCACAGCAACAGAAGCCACTCGTCATGTCATGAATTGCATCTATAAGACGGCGCTTGATAATTTCGGGCCATTGGCCATAGAAGATTACATTCGCGTTGTTAACAAACATTACGACAATAAAAATATTTCAGAATATGAGCACCACTCAATTCAAATGTTTCGACCTCTTTTTATAGATTGCTCCAAAGAAGTAGCTCTCAACATAACAACGCCTAATAAACCGTCGCCTGCACAACGGCCTTAAGACGCTCAATGATAGAAAACATATCATCTGTAAAGTCGGCCTCAATCCACCACTCCTCTACTTCATCCATAACGCGACCCATCTCCGACCCCTCTGGCACACCTGCCTTGCGAACCATATCACCGGTCAGAGGAAATCGAGGCCGCTTCCAACTATCCGCCATGGCCAATAACGCTCGCCACTGAACAGAATTGGATGATTTTTCGTCAGAAGCCCAACCCAGCATCACCCGATCCTGAAAGCACCGCTCACCCATAACATAAAGACGACGACGCACCTCGCGCATAGATAAATAACAAACAAAATTTGCATCTTGCCCACGAATTCCTTCAAGAAGACAACTCTTCAGCCTGTCACGGTCGGCACGGGATAATTTCAATCGTCCGGCGACGGCCTCCACATTTTCTACGTCAGGGTCTAAAAGAGCAGCTAGCCGCAAGACAGCATCGCTCTTGAAGAGTTGGTGTTCTTCAATATCAACCAGTCGCTCATAGCGACCTAGATAAGTCGCCTCCGGTAATACAATACTCAGAATACCCGTCGCCGCCATAGTCCGCAACACCATAGGTCCACCAGAAGCCCCTAAAATCTTCAACAACTCCTCTCTAACCCGCCCAGCAGAGAGTTTCTCCAAACCTTGCTTCAGCGCCTGACAAGCCTCGAACCCCGCCCCATTGAGTTCACCTGCACCATAACGGGCATGAAAGCGGAAAAACCGCAAAATGCGCAAATAATCCTCCCTAATACGAGTTTCAGCCTCACCAATAAAACGCACGACCCCCGCTTTTAAATCAGAGCGACCCCCCAGAGGATCATAAACTACGCCATATCTATCTGCATAAAGTGCATTGAGAGTAAAATCACGACGGGACGCATCAACAACCCAATCATCGGTATAAGCCACTTCCGCATGACGACCGTCGGTCTTCACATCAACCCGTAACGTGGTAATTTCAAAACTAATTCCACTTACCGTAACGCCCGCTGTGCCATGACCTATGCCTTGAGTGCGCGGCGACAAGCCCGCCTTTCTCAATCGCTCAACAACAAGTTCCGGCTTTAAGCGTGTGGCAATATCCACATCCTTCACTGGAAGACCTAATAATGAATCCCGCACACACCCGCCCACAAAACGGGTATCATATTCCTCCTTTGATCCTCCCCCTGGCATGAGTGCAGTCATTACCTTTTGTGTTTCCGGTGATGTTATCCACGGGGACTTAGCTAATTCTCCTTGTTTTTTATTATTCACTATTATCACACCATTCTACTCAACCAAATACTCTACTCAATGCGACCTGGAATAATGAGACCATCTTCATAACGCGGTGGTACATAAACGCCGTCAGGAGAACCACCCTCAAAACTAGCAAGAGACAAAAAGCCTGCAATCACTAAAACCAACCCTATCGCTACAAGCAAGAAAACCACCCGCCCGCCAAATACATCCTTGCCCTGCTGACGCCCCCTCATACGTTGCAACCAAATATAACTCCCATAAAGAATAAACGGCAGGGAAAAAGCAATCACGTTCACCAAAATGATACGTATCATAGCGCAAAAACCCTCTCATAAAGATTGCGCAAGATACCGGCCGTAGCCCCCCATATATTATAATCTTCATAAGGGATAGCGTAAAAACAACGCCGCACTCCATTGCGCTCTACTTTATGATGTTGATGGTTTGATGGGTTCATCAAAAAAGACAACGGAACCTCGAAAACTTCATCCACTTCACCCGCATCAAGGCACAATGTAAACCCCGAGCGTACAAACCCTACAACCGGCGTAATAGAAAAACCACTGCCCACAGTATGCATATCCAGAAACCCAGCAACCTCAATGAAAGAGCGGTCAAGACCTATCTCCTCTTTTGTCTCTCTTAAGGCGGCATTGGTGGGAGTTTCTTCTATTCCATTTATTTTACCCCCGGGAAAAGCGATCTGACCAGAATGTTGGGGTAATGTTTCCGCCCGTCGAGTAAGAAGCACCACAGGGCCAGCAGGCCGCTCCACCACCGGAACTAAAACCGCCGCCGGTATTAGACCATCGTGGTCGGCTAGTGTCTCAGCGCCATAGCTAAGGCGGTTATCAATGTTATTTATAATTTTACTCTGGTAATTGCGCATAACACTATGAACACTCGGTATCGGATAACGTGTGCAATTCATCGGTCCCCATAAAAGGAAAAAACATACCCCCGCTCCATACGCCAAAATATGACTGCCCTTCAACCACCGCCCCACATCCCAGAGCTACTAAATCATAAAAAACAGAACGCCCGATAAGTGCCTCCAAACGCGCCCGCACCAGAACATAAGGAGATGGCTCTCCGGATTCACCATTTATGGTAACCCTTATGGGGTTGTCCAGTCCGGCCTCAACGGCATCACCCATGTTGGTTGTAAACCGCAGAGTTTGTGTTTCTCCTTCACCCTCCACAGAAAGTCCCACAGCTACAAAGGGGGCATCATCAACGGTGATACCAATTTTTTCTGCTGGTGTTACTAGATAATATCGGCCATCATCATCGTGCCGTAACACCGTAGAAAAGAGTCGCGCCAAGCGTTTGCGACCAATAGGTGTGCCCAGATAATACCATGTTCCATCACGGGCGATGCGCATATCAATATCACCACAAAAGTCAGGATTCCAAAGATGAACAGGTGGCAATGCGGATTTAGCCGCGCTTTTCGTTGAATCAAACCCTTTTAAAATATCATCTACCAAAGAATGCTCCATAATCAACGATCTCTTTCGGGAACCAGAACTCGTCCCCGCACTCCGTCAAATGCACCGGCCACAAGAGAGCATAACAATACCCGCGCTGGATCAACCGGTCCTGGAAACTCTATCTGCTTTGCCTCTTGAGGAACAAAGTCCACGCGAGCATAATAAGACGGATCCCCCACTAACAAGACTCTTTCATGTCCCAACGCTTTTGCTTGTCCTAATCCATGCCGCATCAGAAAAAGCCCCGCATTCCGCCCTCGATAGTCGGGTAAAACCACCAACGGTCCTAACAACAACGCTGGTGTATCTTCAATCCTCACTGGCCAAAACTGAATAGCTCCTATCGGTACGTCGCCATCCTTACAGGCAAGCAAACAA
Above is a window of Parvularculales bacterium DNA encoding:
- a CDS encoding sirohydrochlorin chelatase codes for the protein MSQITTVNKIGVMICGHGSRDPEACREFDGLVASVQARLEGHKIEGGFLEFARPIISEGLDALRAQHVREILAVPAMLFAAGHAKNDIPSVLNTYQAQHETVPIHYGRALGIEPALLKAAERRITDAIERAGAHISRHDTLLVVVGRGASDPDANANMAKVMRMLWEGMGFGWGEVAYSGVTFPLVEPALLRAVRLGFKRIVVFPWFLFTGVLVKRVYGLTDKVAASHQDIEFVRAGYFNDHPLVVDTFVRRIEEIRTGDNLMNCKLCKYREQIPGFEDQVGLAQMSHHHHVEGIGVGDGHTHTHHGEGGGHHHPYPHEDHPLGPVSLKPVHD
- a CDS encoding cobyric acid synthase gives rise to the protein MMLVGTGSDVGKSLLMAGLCRVYTRQGLRVSPFKPQNMSNNAAVARDGGEIGRAQALQARACKIPPSVHMNPVLLKPQHNHGAQVVVRGTVTTTTDAQEYQILKPQLMNTVLESFEELRSHVDLVLIEGAGSAAEINLRHHDIANMGFASAVNAPALLVGDIDRGGVIAAIVGVMSVLPESDRTAIKGFVINRFRGDVSLFDEGLDFIRENTGLESLGVVPHFPAAVHLPAEDSLALTTHREDPVGQGSCVIAVPVLPHIANFDDLDPLKAEPQITLRFVHSGTPLPGDADLIVLPGSKAVMSDLAFLRNEGWDIDLHAHIRRGGFVLGLCGGYQMLGRIIRDPDGIEGLAGEMSGLGLLDIETVLEGNKVLGVVKGVAVAGGAEVEGYEIHAGRTTGSGLEYPLLRLGATANGAVSKDGRIMGSYLHGLFGADGFRQDFLQKLNAGASSELGYETQIEDTLESLADHLENTMALDRILEIAGLYRNFADKH
- the cobO gene encoding cob(I)yrinic acid a,c-diamide adenosyltransferase — encoded protein: MTSSDKSDVQDYARANEKSRKRKTAREKMLAYKTNEKGLLIVHTGKGKGKSTAAFGLVLRAIGNGMRVGVVQFVKGKWQTGERRVLEGFPDQVDIYAMGEGFTWDTQDRARDIKAAQTAWATVCEMIDAARHSPPRYDMLVLDELNIVLRYGTLPLDDVVETLKNRHPDLHIVVTGRNAKTTLIEAADLVTEMTLVKHPFREQNVRAQKGIEF
- the cbiB gene encoding adenosylcobinamide-phosphate synthase CbiB — protein: MFMQGFITGQSYSLWTVLALAFILDAAIGDPSWLWQRVAHPVALAGRLIEWLEQRLNRSQLQVLPHRLRLYGLITTLVVVGLAASGGLLVVAVASALPLFTGLVLEVLVASTLIAFRGLLSHVAAVARGLDEGLEAGRITIAHIAGRNPDTLDAPGVARTAVESLAENLSDSVIAPLFWAALFGLPGLAAYKALNTLDSMIGYPTSRYQAFGFVAARLDDGANWIPARLTALCLCLTAFVTPKARGGAAFMMMMRDAPYHTSPNAGWPEAALAGALGFRLAGPRHYFDHTTNSPWLGDGRSTIGTQDIRTALSLCRTAGFIAVGFIILALVLVSKVSV